The window CATACCAACTTAATATCCAACATCCTCATCTGTGTGTATGGTTTGATCAACCAAAATCAATTTACTGTTCTAACAGACTCACAAGTCACACCATCGTAAAAAAATGTTTCTAAATTTGGAACACTACATATGTGTTAgtaattttaaagatttaaggTTAAGAGGAATCATAGAAAGCGGTTGGTCCAAAATCGATGTCGTCAAAGTTGTGATGTGAACTTGGTTCagtgaaaaatattaaacaaatgaaatttaaactttTGACTGAGCTTCTTCACAtgattatagtttttttttttttttgaactggatgattattatagttgttaaaatttaaaatatatgacaaGAAATTAATCGTATGTCGTCCTATTAAGTTTAACTTTGATATAATAAGCTTGTTTCGTCCTAACATACGTTATCTATAATTGTTGAAAAACTAATAGCAACTCTTACTAAAGGTAAAAATCTCAATTTTGTAGTTTCATGAGAGTGATATATCGATAATTATTCCTAGACAATTATCATATGAAGTTAATGGCGAATACTTTAATCTAACCAATAAAAATTTTGGAGGAAAATCTTATTGATGAAATTCAAAGCTTCAAGTGTGTAAGCATGCACTGATGCACATAAAGTAGACGCGTTCTGTGTATGGGAAACCATATCTAACTCTTGATCCTGTATTTTTCGTATTGATAttgagaaaaattaaaataacggCTCCGACCGGTTTGAGAGTCTAGTTGCGAGCCATTCGGCGACCTTGGCGCGGTCGTCTCCCTAACCTATGTAGTCATATCAACTTACAAGATTGTCATTTTTATAATAGCTCTATTGTTTAAATCAGTACAACTATTTTAGTATCTTCGATTGCTTCTTCTTCAAGCATGCTATGGGCATCccaatgatttttcatgtatttACCCTTTCATTCCAAGTTTTGAGAGTCGATTATCACAGTAAcaatcttttattattattattattattgttggaTAATTGTTGATTTTAAAGAAAGAGATGCACAGCCTAAAAGttgcaaaatctttaaaaaaatcttttttcgATTTATCAATACATTCGGATTTGACTAAAATTTtccaattcaaataaatttgattagctgatcagttccgattcccgatttctacAAACCGCATTGTTAACGGAATCCTTTACTTTTAATAAGTAGCTTTGAATAGGTTTGTTCTGCAATTTGTACAGCAACCTAAAAGAGTGACAATACTCTTTTGCATTCAGAAGCAAACATCCCCTGGTCTGTGCAACAAGCTAGTTGTCCACTAGTAGCATTTCATGGTTGCAAGTAAGCTCCATTCCTTTCCCTAATTCACGACTGTCTGCTCAACTCGGGATCACAAATCATCCACTCTCCcctgtttttaaatatttacacaCGAACGCAACAGCAGCTGCATGACATGCTGAGAAGACTGAGGTTAGGGTTTGAGTGCACTGGACTATTGTTTAATCcttcaattttcaatgtccATTACTCATTGCTCTGTTTTCAATGAAACGCCAACTTTTTGATGAGAAAGAGTGGAGTTGAATGCCTCAAGAGCTGGGCGGTTCCAGACACATTTCCTCACCCTCTCCGACATTTGTGGTCTCTCTCTCGGTCTTTACAtcgtaaattattaaaaattggtCGCGAATCCATATATACTAATTAGCTCGTCGTCACtgttttgtttattaatgaATGAGATGTGAATGTGGAGGCTATTTAAGAGAGATCAAGGATTGTGATACAGAAACTCGAAAAGTTTCTTAAATTAAGGCCAGATGAAGAGCAATAGTAGTAATAGTTATAGTGAGTGTGAGAGAGGAGATGATCGAGAGTTTTTGAAGAGAAAGATGTTCAATGGTGTAGAGAATATGGCTGGTGCAGCAGCAAATCCTCCGCTGATGATGTCATTATTATCCGTGCCTCCAGCGAATAATTATCATAGATCAGCAAgtagaggaggaggaggaggtcTAGGTTTGGTTGATAATAAAGATGATGTGATGGTACTTAATTCTGCGTCCGCGATGATCCCCCCTCCTGCTGTGACCGTGGTGCTGGAAGGGCGTTCCATCTGCCAACGCATCAGCCTTCACAAGCATGCGAGCTACCAGAGCCTTGCCAAGGCTCTTCGTCAGATGTTCGTGGTGGATGAGGATACGTACAATAGTAATGCTGCTGCTCATGCTCACGATCTTCATCTCTCTAATGCCATACCAGGTCATCTCATTGCTTACGAAGACATGGAGAATGATCTCCTGCTTGTTGGTGATCTTAACTGGAAGTAAGTCTTGCTCTTCTCTTCttcattaaatttgttgttaACAAGTTCTGTAAGTAATGACTGAAATACaaatttgtgtttgtttttgtgTGGTAAAGCGATTTCGTTAGGGTAGCCAAGAGAATTCGGATACTGCCCGCTAAGACAAATTCAAGAAAGGGAAAAGTAGTTGCAGGGGCTTGACTCAAGAACATTAAAAAGCTTTCTACTTGATCTGCAGATTAGTAGCCATATGAATCTTCAACCAATCATAACATGAATCTCTCTTGGCATGGATGTGTGATAAAGACATGATATGCCTGCTTTGGTGAATTTATGAAGACTTTTGTGATATGTACTGAATTTCTCTTTACTCTTCTACAATAGAAATGAACTCTGGGCAATTTCCTTGTACAATCACCTGAACCAATATTGAAACTTTATGCATCccttaaattatttcaaaagagatCTGCCATTCATTTTGGCCATGCCATATTTGGCATTACTTGCACTTGAAAGAACAGACCTTGCAAACTATGTTTATAAACTTTTCGGGCAGAACTGATAAAATAAACCATATGAGATTCTGATATTTGGAAAGAAACATGAGCTGATGTAGATATATATGAACCATTGAAATATTTAACAAAGTTTAAAGCCGAAATAGGTAACGAACAAGCTATTTAAAGGAAACAAAAAACACTCTGAATGCATAAAGGCTAAATGCCTGTATTTGGTAACAATTAAAATGTTTATATCAACCAAGCTTCAACATGTttagttttcacaaattaaatgtgaatggaTTCTCACAATATAGCCTCATACTTGCCTCAAAGGCTTTCTGATGCATGCCAATCTCTTCAAGTTCCAACAGTGATTCCAACTAATCCCTCATGGTACTTAAGCTGTTTCATCTACAAATGGTGGAAGACCCCAGTCGGCTGGTTGAAATTCTAATAAAGACTTCAAAATTTTGTCTGCAGTGTCAAGATAAGAGCTGTCTAGCCTTGGATCTGGAACCATAACCACAGACCTGCAAACATTTGTGTTACCAAAATATTAGTGCCAGGAATAGATTGATGCATCATACATAGTTCCTAACAATTTAAAAATGTGTAGACACGATTACATATATCCAAATTCATATGCGTTAAGCAAATCCCTGATTCATGCAGAACCCCtctgattatttatttaattttttaactgCATTAAAATGCAGTAAGCTTTCAGGCTTGCAACCGGCACAATACCTAATATTTAGGAACTTTAATTAATAGATAAAAAGACCCCATGGGTTTTCAATAACAAACTTTCTAATTTACATACaagacttaaaaaaaaattataatcagcATACTGCAATAAATTCCACAACATAAGAGTTTAACTATTAACTATTAAGGCCTAAATCCAATAGGGGTAACTTTCCAGTAAATAAAACGCAATTAAAGCTAAAAATGATGCCATTGACACAATAGGGTGTATTTATAGCACATAAAAcagatactccctccatccccttttacatgtcctttttgagaaaaaaaattgtcccaaaatacttgtctcgTTTCTCTTTTTAAAGcaattttttgaatgttttcCCAAAGAATACCCTTTGAATACAAGTTTCCATGTTTGAATACAAACACATAAATCAATTTAACTCgatgcatttattaggggtagaCAAAGAAACCAaatactcaactaattttttcttaagatgcgtaattttttcaaaaaggacatgtaaaaggggacggagggagtagtatgtAGAGTTGGGAATACTGATTTATGGTGGAAAACAAAGGACACTGAAAGAAAGGAAATCTACTAAGAATAAGAATTATATCACTATTCAAAATGTACACTTACATCCCAGCATTCTTGGCTGCAAGGACTCCAGAAGGCGCATCCTCGAAAACAAGAACTTTCTTGGGATCAACTGGTCCGCCCTGTTTATTCGCATATTTCATtacagttaaacctctttaaagtaatGACGttacaatcaaggacaaataataatttatcaagtttattactttatcgaaAGTAAAATACATTATCCACATTATGTTGTATGTTGGcgcaaggaaaaaaaaaattacactaTTAGATTATCGATTATTACTTAATCGAGGTTCAACTGTACAATGGCAGTCAACATATGTAACATAATCATATTAATTTGGCTATCATTGATAACCTAAAGAACTATTTAAAGTGTGAAAAATATTTACCTCAAATCTTCTGGCAGCAGCAAGGAAGATATCTGGTGCTGGTTTGCCTTGTTTAACTTCTGGATCATCACCATTGACAATGTGATGCATCAAGGAGAACAGTTCCTGGTGTCTTTGTGTTTTTAATTCATAGTGATATTTCTTAGATCTGTAAGAAAAATATTAGGTGAGTAATGCTCATACATTTTTAGAACTGTTCCTAAATCACTCTAATGATTATTTCCAAAAAAACAACATAGGTTGAGAAATATAAAGAATGTAATGCTCATACATACCCTGTTGCCACACATATCGGTACTTTG of the Daucus carota subsp. sativus chromosome 4, DH1 v3.0, whole genome shotgun sequence genome contains:
- the LOC108218752 gene encoding auxin-responsive protein IAA33, giving the protein MKSNSSNSYSECERGDDREFLKRKMFNGVENMAGAAANPPLMMSLLSVPPANNYHRSASRGGGGGLGLVDNKDDVMVLNSASAMIPPPAVTVVLEGRSICQRISLHKHASYQSLAKALRQMFVVDEDTYNSNAAAHAHDLHLSNAIPGHLIAYEDMENDLLLVGDLNWNDFVRVAKRIRILPAKTNSRKGKVVAGA